The Oncorhynchus nerka isolate Pitt River linkage group LG5, Oner_Uvic_2.0, whole genome shotgun sequence nucleotide sequence aaccagcaacctttcaaaaTGCATTCTCTACTCCACATCATAGCAATCAACCTGAACTCTAAGAAAAGTGTTGTTACATgtccagtagttttgaaagtatgTTCCTTTTCTACTCCTGAAGGTCCCATCTGAAGGTATGAAACTAAGGTCACAAAATAATTATAGAATGTCAGCATATGTTTTGATGTGGACTCAAGATTTTCTACTGTATGTTGAGTTGCCATTGTTGACCCCTCACAGTATGTCCAAAGCCCAGCGTTGGGTCAAATGGAGTGCAAAGTATCTCAGATCACGTGGGAAATAATCTCTGATTCGGTTTCAGTATCTCTGAGCTATTTTGTTTTCTGCACAACCACCATGCTTGTCTTAGTCTTATCAAACCTGTCATATCAGACTTCATGAAGAAAGGAAGAAGTTTGTTTCTCTAATATCCGCATGCCAtcgtctatctctccctctgtgtacCCAGTGAGGCACTAACTAGGCTAACCCCAGTGAGGCGCTAACTAGGCTAACCCCAGTGAGGCGCTAACTAGGCTAACCCCAGTGAGGCGCTAACTAGGCTAACCCCAGTGAGGAACCCCTTCCGATATCATCACCAGGAAGACCAGTAAGGTTGTGTCGTCTACCTTTAAGCCCACAGCTATCCTTGCCGCCTTGCTCCATTTACGATCAGAAACGCTGTGGCATTGCACAGGAAACAAACATAAATTGCCTAATCTAGTCGCATTGCTCTCTATGGGTATCTGTTGACTTTTGCTTAAGCGTCTCTGTGACTGCTTGGCTGTGTGACTCACTGATCCTATCTGCCTGAGCGTCGTGCGCTTGGCTCCCCATGTCCCCTTGCTTTccccacaaacagacagacagagaggcagacatacaGAAAGGCAGGCCAGAGcaggcagactgacagacagacacagacagagagacagacagacacgcagactaCAAGTCTGTTGAGTCTAGATCAGACACAGCTACGGCTGGGCAGCAGGATGGTGAGGAGGCTGGGCAGCAGGAGGGTGTGGAGGCTGGGTAGCAGGAGGGTGAGGAGGCTGGGCAGCAGGAGGGTGAGGAGGCTGGGTAGCACGAGGGTGAGGAGGCTGGGCAGCAGGAGGGTGAGAAGGCTGGGTGGCAGGAGGGTGAGGAGGCTGGGCAGCAGGAGGGTGAGCATCAGGAGTGTGAGGAGTTTGGGCAGCAGGAGGGTGAGGAGTACACTATCTGCGCACCTCACTTGACACTTGCATACTGTGCTGCAGTCAAAAGGTGTGATTTAGGAAGGGTCCATTAGAAAACTGAAGGTGCCAAAAGCTGTGTGATCTAGGCAGGGTCCGTTAGAAAATGGAGGGTAGGCACTAAGCCTGAATGGACTATAACCCTAACTTGAGTTACACAACCACAACTTTGTACAGAAAAATACAAAGTTGTGAATTAGCAGCTTGTCGTAGATATCATCAGTCCTCACTGTGGTGAGGCACTTTTTGAAGATGGCTGCCTACAGATCTACTTCAGGTGAAAGGTTGTGGGAATTGCTCATAAATATTCATTTTTGGGGAGGGTAAACTAATTGTATCTGATCCCAACACTTTTTCACGAAAGCATACTTACCAGAAGTTCACTGGAACATGTGCATTGCGAGCAAATACGGCTCTAGACAGTTAGCGTACAGTGGCAAGGTGCTGAGTTCCTGCTATCTGTTACCACTTGCAGTGTAGGTTCAATCCCCCATGGGGTGCAAAGAAAACAATTGAAATGTGGACTTACATTTATTGAGGTATTGTGTTGGGAAGAAAAGTGTAATAATCACCTTGAAAATGAAGATTAGAGGCTCAATTCAATACAACCCGCATTGCCGTATTTCCGGAGCAGCTCTTTTTCCTAATAGTCAAATGATCTCATAGATCCGTCTTAGGTACTGTATAAAAACCTACTACTAGGGTGACTCCTCTCACAGGTATGCTTTCACTTCTCAGAATTAAAAAGTGTGTCGGCATGGGATGAATGTTGTCAATAAAGGATAAGACAAATGTATATCTGCCCCATGTGGTATTAGAAATCTCAACCATTGAACTATGAGCCAACTGTCTTAGCAGCCTGCACCACCAGTCATAGCGGTTAGGAAAAAATACAATGAGTTGACACGACCACCATTGTCATCCATTTCCTGTTACGATGGATGTAGCTACGAATAGAAACGTATAATCCTCATCGTTtacttgtttttttccccttagtAAAAGCCCATAGATTTGGTCATATGTGGAAATGTGCGTTACTGCCTTTTAGAATGTTGTGTAACGTCAGTAGTCTATTCAAGGAAGCATCGTGCAAAATATATTGGCACACTCCACTTACCAAGACCATTGGCAAATAAGGCCTGCTGTCACCTGCTTTTATAGTAAGCCTTGCGgtggtaccacccagcacatctagaagggaGTGTATTTCATACCGAACCCCTACCTTAAGATGACGTAGAGGCACCTTCTCAAGGTGCCTCTACATCACAAAATGTCAATGGTAGAGTTGAACCGCTAGGGGGAAAGAGCTAGATTTACTACTAAAAGACCAAAATATATCACTTTTGCAATGAACTGTCAAAACGAAGACCAGAACGCAGGTGTCTCACTATAACTTAGCCTTAAACATGGTTTTCCATCAAAAAAAGTTTTAATGAAAGTTACTCTTTAAAACACTTTCAGTTGTTATTGTTGCTTACTACTAAGTTACTACTCACCCCGTGCACAGTCCGACAACAGGATTATTTCACAAATGAGCAGGCAAATCCATAAATGCCCCATTCTTTCTGGATCGCAGGTTTCAACACTTCAAATCTGGGATAATGAGAAAACAAGACAATTCACAGTGAGGCGAGGTGCAACAACACATAGTGGTTTTATCCACATCATCTCTAAGCTACTGGATACGCTTTTACAACAACAATATTATCTCACAGACGTTTCTTTGGAAGTGGGATAGCCAAGGCATTGAGTAAATATAACAGACTTACAGTCTTGTAACTAGTGACATTAAAACAAGTTGTTAATCATTTAACTGGAAAATACACGACTTCTGTTCCCAACACTAGAAAATGTGTTTCTGGAAAAGCCATTTAGGCTTTTTATTTATGATCTCCATTCAAACGAGCAGCTCTTATTCTGTTCATATGACCCTCTGTTTCTGGATAGAGGAGTTATTATTTCTGCCATTGTGTACATCAAATTGTAAGTCATTTGAAATCATGAACATCCTTTAGAGTTTTGAATTTAATCTGTGATAAGAATTAtcaacataacataacatcaaCTGTTATATTAAAGCATCTGCTATTGGGGAACGATACATGTCCTCCTAACTCATTGTATTACAATTGGTTATAGATGCTGATGTATAAACTACAGTTAATCTAGCTGCTAATGAACCATCCACATAGATCATAAAATAAACATGTCATATGTGAGTTGGGTCGAGGCCAGGGTCATCATTGTCCAGcgcccctggagcaattagggttaagtgccttgctcaacagAGTTTTCACATAGTCGACTCGGAAGGTTGGAACTACCTTTCCGTTACTGACCCAActcgctaaccactaggctacattccGCTCTAGATCAGTGAGACATGGTGAATCAGTGGAATGACAACATTTTACACTCAAAAGTGGACAACAAATAATAGCTTTTATAAGGTAATATAGACTAACTATAATTTATGATGAACAAAGACATTTTGATTTGTGCAATACAGCTGTGTACTGTCCTATTAGTAAAACATTAGTAATAATCTGTAGTATGCATTTCTAAAACAAACATGCATCCTTCTAAAATCAGCTGCTTAAAAAGAATCACATTGTAACCAGGGCCAATAACCCATCTTAAAATAATACAAGTTAGTAAGTAGTGACTTACCTGAAATGTCCTGCAGCAATGATTTGTATTGAATCGGTTTCCCACTAACGGAAAGTCTATCATTCTTACTGCCTTTACATTTGCATTAAAGGTGATCTAATCCAAATAATCAACAAATCAATATCCACTAAATGTTGAACTGCACGCACTGTCGCTCAAGTACCTGTGGCTGCTCAATTATTGAAAAAAATTGTACCCTCCAATACAAAGAACACTATTGAACGTTAATATTAAACATGCGAGAGATCAAATCTAGTTCGTtttttgaatgacagtcatcacATAACGCTCGTGCGAGACCACCTCACCGGACAGAACGCGTGCGTaaaaactaaataaataaaagtccTCTGCTCGCGGTAGTCTACAGTTAACTCCTACCCTTATTAATTTAGGAAGAGACGCTGGAGACCtaatctgtttatttattttcgcAATTTTCATTTGCATCCAAATACCTTTTTGCAATAATTGAGCTAACAGACCTTGCCATCCAGTAATCGACCGCAGGCAAACAAACAGCCGAGGGAAAGGCGGTCCATCCAAGCTCGGAACTTTTGCCCAATCACAGTGTAGCCCTAGTCACAGCTACTCAACAAATTTTAAGAATTAACTCTTTCGTATTAGCCTACATTTAAGGCAGTTCTGCTGAAAACATGGACTACAtcataataatacaaatatatatatacatatatatatgcatCATAATAATTGTAAAAAAATTAATATATAGGCTAATATACATAATCACAAAATGTATAACAATAAAACATTAATGTAATAAATGCATTATAATGTAATTACAATGTAATGATAGTTAATATTCAATTTAATTTCTATTCCCACTATGTAATCAGATTGATTAAAGATTGAAATGCTATGGTTTGGGTGTTAAAAATACACACTGGCCTAGCATTAGAAAATTGGTCAAAAACATTCATAAGAGAAAATGGTAATTTAAAGAAAAAATGTAACATGACAAAGTGTCATTTTATCAGACCCAGATTAAGCATTATCCTGGATTAAAACAAGCTCCATGTAAATTCTCCATTGAGAATGTACTCCTGGACTAGGTTAAATCTGCGTCCAGGAAATCGGCCCCATGTGGTTCGTAATAAATTCATCAAGTAACACACCGATGCACTGAGAAGGAACATTAGATCAACCCATTTGTACGGTGCTTCTCACACCGATGCACTGAGAAGGAACATTAGATCAACCCATTTGTACGGTGCTTCTCACACCGATGCACTGAGAAGGAACATTAGATCAACCCATTTGTACGGTGCTTCTCACACCGATGCACTGAGAAGGAACATTAGATCAACCCATTTGTACGGTGCTTCTCACACCGATGCACTGAGAAGGAACATTAGATCAACCCATTTGTACGGTGCTTCTCACACCGATGCACTGAGAAGGAACATTAGATCAACCCATTTGTACGGTGCTTCTCACACCGATGCACTGAGAAGGAACATTAGATCAACCCATTTGTACGGTGCTTCTCACACCGATGCACTGAGAAGGAACATTAGATCAACCCATTTGTACGGTGCTTCTCACACCGATGCACTGAGAAGGAACATTAGATCAACCCATTTGTACGGTGCTTCTCACACCGATGCACTGAGAAGGAACATTAGATCAACCCATTTGTACGGTGCTTCTCACACCGATGCACTGAGAAGGAACATTAGATCAACCCATTCGTACGGTGCTTCTCACACCGATGCACTGAGAAGGAACATTAGATCAACCCATTTGTACGGTGCTTCTCACACCGATGCACTGAGAAGGAACATTAGATCAACCCATTTGTACGGTGCTTCTCACACCGATGCACTGAGAAGGAACATTAGATCAACCCATTTGTACGGTGCTTCTCACACCGATGCACTGAGAAGGAACATTAGATCAACCCATTTGTACGGTGCTTCTCACACCCAAGGCGCTGAAGAAAATAACACATGTAGTACAAATAATAATGAAAACAATCCAAAACACAGAAGATTGAAAGCAGACAACAATCAAAGCTATATACAGGTGTCGTCAGATCCGGTGGGCAGGAGAACTGAATTAACTGAGGTCTTTGAACACTTTTCTGAAGAGCTCTGTCTTTAGCTGTTCCTTAAATGAGGCCAGAGACTCTGCAGCCCTGGCAGTGACTGGAAGTGCGTTCCATAGCCGAGGAGCTGCACAACTGAAAGCTCTGTCACCCATAGTTTTTAGTCTGATGTTGGGATGctgaagggagatggacctggaggagcGAAGGCTGCAGGATGGTAGGATGTCAGACAGGTACTTGGGTCAGAGTTGTGGATAGCTTGGTAGGTGTGAATCAGGATTTTAAAGTCAATGCATGAGCATATGGGGAGCCAGTGGATGTTGAACAGCACTGGAGTGATGTGCTCACGGAGGGAGGTGTAGGTGAGGACACGTGCAGCACAGTTCTGGATATATTGTAGCCTGTTTAGACACATGGCATACGCACCAACAAACAGAGCTATTCAATAGTCCAGGCAGAGCAAGATACAGGCATGGATGAGTCGTTCAGCTGCAGGTTGTGACAGCATAGGTTGTAACCTGGTAATGTTCTGTAGATGGAAAAATTCAAGTTTGGTCACACCTTTGATGTACGCCTCAAATGAGAGCGGACTGTCAAATATCGCACCCAGGTTGAGAACCTCACTGGAGGAGAGGACCTTGTCACCAATATATCAATTATCATTGATCCTACTTGAATGAAGGGACTTGTAGTCAAAACAATGTTTGCTTCTTTGCTCTCAAACTTTAAAGCACAGGAAACAACTGAAGGGGATTGTTACACAGACAAAGTTCAATAGTTGCCCTCAAGTAAAAGTTTAATCCATTGACATAGAGCAGCTGCTATATTAtcaatatatattataataaactGTATATTGTATAGCCCTCATGCTTACAGTGCACTTGGAAAATAATCAGAttttgccacattttgttacgttacagccttagtcTAAATTGATCAAATTGTCGCCCcacccccccatcaatctacacacaacaccccataatgtgcaactgagcaagaggacaagtacattcgtttttgctctgacatgcactgtcaactgtgggatcttacatAGAAAGGTGTGTACTTTTTCCaatcatgtccattcaattgaatttaccacaggtggactccaatcaagtcgtagaaacatctgaaggatgatcaataaaaacaggatgcacctgagctcaatttagagtctcatagcaaagggtctcaatacttatgtaaatgaggtatttatgttttttattgacaaaaaatgtttaaaaaaaactgttttcactttgtcattatggggtattgtgtgtagatagatatgAACCTTTGTTATTTAGTCCAAAATAAAAatcagaaatatcacatttaagtattcagacactttactcagtactttgttgaagcaccttcggcagcgattacagcctcgagtcttcttgggtatgacgctacaagcttggcacacatatatttggggagtttctcccattcttctctgcagatcatctcaagctctgtcaggatggataTGGAGCATTGCTGCTCAGAGATaattgatcgggttcaagtccggaactggctgggccactcaaggaacttcagagacttgtcccgaagccactcctgcattgtcttggctgtgtgcttaggatcgttgtcctattggaaggtgaaccttcgccccagtcggaggtcctgagcactctggagcaggtttacatcgaggatctctgtactttgctccgttcatctttccctcaaacctgactagtctcccagtccctgccgctgtaaaacatccccacagcatgctgccgccaccaccatgcttcactgtagggatggggccaggtttcctctagacgtgacacttggtattcaggccaaagagttcaatcatcagaacagagaatgttgtttctcatagtctgaaaGTCTtcagatgccttttggcaaactccaagtgggctgtcatgtgccttttaccgagaagcggcttccgtctggccactctaccataaaggctcgagtgctgcagagatggttgtccttctggaaggttctcccatctccacagaggaactctagtgcTCTGTCAGATAATTGCTCAGTtcggctgggcagccagctctaggaagagtattggtggttccaaacttcttccatttaagaatgatggaggccactatgttcttagggaccttcagtgctgcagacatttttttgggacccttccccagatctgtgcctcgacacaatcctgtctcggagttccACAgagaattccttcgacctcatggctttggtTTTATTCTGAaacgcactgtcaactgtgaaaccttatatagacaggtgtgtgcctttccaaatcatgtccattcaattgaatttaccacaggtcgactccttcaagttgtagaaacatctcaaggatgatcaatggaaacaggatgcacctgagctcaattttgagtctcatagcaacgggtctgaatacttatgtaaataaggcatttctgttttttaattaatacatttgccaaaatttctagaaacctgttttcactttgtcattatggggtattgtgtgtagattaattgacattttttatttcatccattttagaatgaggcagtaacgtaacaaaatgttgaaaaagtcaagggggtctaaatactttccgaatgccctgtatatatatatatatatttttaaatcctgATAAATAAAATGGGTAAATATTCAATGATATTATGCTATTTATATGCTTTAATTACATAAACAGGGAAATGTCTTAATGACCTTGGTAGGCTGCTATTGTGTTTATCCTATGGATTCTTAGACAACTGAGACCATGTGCAAAAAGATAGTGACTCTTAGTGGAGATTTGAGGGAATGCATGCCACAAATGAGTCAGCCAAAAGTAGCTGGTAGTACAACATATTTAAATACTTAAAAAGTTACAaattaccattcaaaagtttggggtcacttacacatttccttgtttttgaaagaaaagcacatttttttgtccattaaaacaacataaaattgatcagaaatacagtgtagacattgttaatgttgtaaatgactattgtagctggaatgagcagattttttaaatggaatatctacacacacaggcccattatcaacaaccatcactcctatgttccaatggcacgttgtgttagctaatccaagtgtataattttaaaaggctaattgatcataagaaaacccttttgcaattatgttagcacagctgaaacggttgtgctaattaaagaagcaataaaactggccttctttagactagttgagtatctgaagcatcagcatttgtgggttcgattacaggctcaaaatggccagaaataaagaactttcttcttaaacttgtcagtctattcttgttctgagaaatgaaggctattccatgtgagaaattgccaagaaactgaagatctcgtacaacgctgtgtactactcccttcacagaaaagctaaaactggctctaaccagaatagaaagtgtgggaggccccagtgaataaatgagcaagaggacaagtacattagtgtctagtttgagaaacagacatctcacaagtcctcaactggcagcttcattaaatagaacccgcaaaacaccagtctcaactttgacagtgaagaggcgactgggatgctggccttctaggcagagttccactgtccagtgtctgtgttcttttgcccatcttaatcttttatttttattggccagtctgagatatggatttttctttgcaactctgcctagaaggccagcatcaagAAGTCGCGTCtccacaatcctgtcttggagatctacagacaattccttcgacctcatggcttggtttttgctctgacgtgcactgtcaaatgtgagaccatatagacaggtgtgcctttccaaatcatgtccaatcaattgaatctaccacaggtggaccccaatcaagttgtagaaacatcaaggatgatcaatggaaacaggatgcgcctgagctcaattgattctcatagcaaagggtctgaatacttggctaaataaggtattttattttttacaattagaAAATATGTTGGATTACTTATTTTCACATCATCATTATGATTATCATTAATAAGGCTGTCACAtaaaaagtggaaaaagtcaagggtctgaatactttccttaggcactgtatatatacacagtactagTCATTTGGACACctgattcaagggtttttctttttactattttctacattgtagaataatagtgaagacctcaaaactatgaaataacacatatggaatcacgtagtaaccaaaaaaagggttaaacaaatcaaaatatattttatatttgagattcttccaagtagccactctttgccttgatgacagctttgcacactcttggccttctctcatcaagcttcgtgaggtagtcacctggaatgcattggaattaacaggtgtgccttggcaAAAGTTGATTTGCGGAATTTATTTCCATCTTaacgtgtttgagccaatcagttatgttgtgacatggtaggggtggtatacagatgatggtattttaccaaatagggctaaatccatattatggcaagaacagctcaaataagtttagagaaatgacagtccaccattacttttatacatgaaggtcagtcaatacagaacatttccagaactttaaaagtttcttcaagtgcagtcgcaaaaaccatcaagcagtatggtgaaactggctctcatgaggacaccacaggaaaggaagacccaaagttacctctgctgcagaggataagttcattagagttactagtctcagaaattgcagcccaaattaatgctccagagttcaagtaacacacatcccaacatcaactgttcagactgcgtgaatcaggccttcatggtcaaattgctgcaaagaaaccactactaaaggacaccaatacgaagagacttgcttgggccaagaaatacatgcaatggacattagaccggtggaaatctgaggagtccaaatttgagatttttggttccaaccagtgtctttgtgagacgcagagtaggtgaacagatgaactccgcacgtgtggttcccacagtgaagtaTGGTGGAGGTgcgatggtgctttgctggtgagtctgatttattcagaattcaaggcacacttaacaagcATGTCTACCACAGTATTATACCAAgaaggagtgatggagtgctgcgtcagatgacttggcctccacaatcaccagacctcaacccaattgagatggtttgggatgagttggatcacagtgtgaaggaaaagcagccaattgctcagcatatgtgggaactccttcaagactgttggaaaagcattccaggtgaagctggttgaaagaacgcaaagctgtcataaaggcaagggtggctactttgaagaatataaaatatatattatgatttgtttaacactttcagTTTCTACATGATGccatgagttatttcatagttttgatgtcttccctattattctacaatgtagaaaatagtacaaataaagaaacccttgaatgagtaggtacatccaaacttttgacaggaaTTGTAGATCTCTCAGGTTAGCATGAGTGCTCAACAATGCACTCTCCTACCTCGGGGTCTCTTCTCACAGTTTCTGTCACAAAGATAACTGAAACAATACTTTCAATCaacatttttattgaaccttaAATTAACTTATCCTTTATCTATCTCTATCCACACATACACAAAATTATTTACAATGGTGATGACCAAATTCAAGCAACACCCACCATTCAGACAGCCACCTACTCAGCAGCAATAATCAGATGCTTCTACTGGAGTTAGAGTTGGGTCGCCTGTGGCAACATGTAACTTTTTGGCCAAccagaccaaattcacatagaaatttgGGTTATAGATCTATTATTCTACTTTAAAGCAAGTCTAATACCGCTTTTATCAGTTCTATGTTTAAGTTCTGTTTGAGTATTAGGTTCAGTTTTGTACACAAGCTTAAAAAAGCTgaaacaatatttttggttatggaaaatatatttcaatgGTTTATatgtacaatgattctctacactatactagctTATTTTGTCATATAAACTGATATTAGGCTAACTATTAGAGTTTTAGCATATAGGAAATGGTGGCGCGATTTCTGCATAGAGCAACTTAAGTGCAATTCACATGTGCTATTGCCATCGACACAACATGTGACttaagataaaaaataaaaagaccaAGTtgctaaattaaaataaaattctAAAATGTGGCATTTCATTAAAACAGTATCTGATCAAAAGGTAATATAGCTTCTGAGCTTAGTTTTTTCTTGGTTGTGGTCACTGTGGTGATGCAGATCCACAACGATCTGATTACTGTGGAATGAATGACCAGCAGTACGAGAATAGGTggaatacgttttttttttttttaaatataggtGAATGTCTGCTGGCATGAGAGAGCCATTGTAGAAGAAACATTGGTTGAATGTGTATGTAAACAAAAAGGTATGCTTGTCCAGTAGGGGGCAGTGATAGTCAGGTATGATTCAAAGTGTTGCCGGTTTGGAGGGTGAAACAAGTGGGTGGATGAGTCATGGGTGTTTGGCATCAGATGTATATGGGGTGGTATTGCCTGTGGGTCAGTTTCTTTCTGCAGGTTGGGCAAGTGTGGGATCTCGACAGTGAGTCGCGGAGGCACTGACTGCAGAAAAGGTGACCACATTTTGTAGAGACCACTAGTCTGCCACTTTCAATGATCTAGAGGAAGAGGAAAACAGAATCTTAGTTGAAGAGACAACTTCACATTCTGGTAGCTACACAGCAATTACAGAAACAGTTTGGCATAgtcaccttcacacacacaatgATGTATGCTTCTCTTACCTCAGCATAGGAGTCCATACACACTGGGCAGCTGACTGTACCTGGCGTAGACCTGTGGAGAACACCAGACCATCAGGATCTACCGCAACCCAAGGTCATGATTTCAGTGGTCACATGCCAATATTATGAGTGGATAAATGGATGAATGAGATTGATGCTTATGTGCCTTAACACAAATATTCCAataaaattgtttaaaaaaacaaacatttgataTGTCATCTGATAAGATTATGTCAGAGAGGTTGTTAGTTAGTACCTGGCTCTACTGCTGGCCTGTAGAGAAGATAGAAGGTCAGCACTGAGGCTCCCATTGGTATCCCCCTCCTCATCACTGCTCAGCACGTAACTCTCACCGCCAAGTCCACGTCTGCCCTGAAGCCctgatatatgccatttagcagataaACATGCATTTTTCTAACAGAGTTTGTCTGATGTAGTGATGAATGATTACTTGAGGGTCAAAACATAGTTAATCTTAATCTCTGATTGAGGAAAACAATGAATTACCTTCGTCGACAACCTGGTTTCCCCATTCGCAATCATGCAGTGGTGGAAAAGAAGAGAATAGAAACAGAAAATGTCAACATTTCAGTCTTTAAACAGTGGCAAAAGCTTATTGTTATCAATACAATTAAAACAGCCAATGCATACATCATTATTTGCATAGAGAGAGCTCCCAAACTCACCACCACAGAATCATTGTTGGTCAAGTCAACCACAGTTGACTCAGAACCTTCACATGTCAAGTCCACCAC carries:
- the rnf4 gene encoding RING finger protein 4 — its product is MSSTTQRKRRTGAPSSSRRTAKSSRVTTTMPLRAAAAAETIAVLESSRTSSEEVVDLTCEGSESTVVDLTNNDSVVVVDEGLQGRRGLGGESYVLSSDEEGDTNGSLSADLLSSLQASSRARSTPGTVSCPVCMDSYAEIIESGRLVVSTKCGHLFCSQCLRDSLSRSHTCPTCRKKLTHRQYHPIYI